A window of the Vallitalea okinawensis genome harbors these coding sequences:
- the purR gene encoding pur operon repressor — MRKITKNDRIGYITKTLSENPKRVYTLNYFADYFNCAKSTLSEDIDYVRHIFSDFSLGEIETISGAAGGVQYIPSLTEEQKKEFCQHLCQVINNKERIITGGFIYTNDILFDPSITSMIGKMLADPYQKVDVDYVVTIEAKGIPIALMTAKMLNKPMIVIRKSARLTEGTTIQMNYITGSSRRIQTMAVPKKAIPKGSKVLFVDDFMKAGGTAKGVTDLMKECEAEVVGIGVVMTTAEPREKLINNYQSLVVLENVDDVNQVINVYPSK; from the coding sequence GTGAGAAAAATAACAAAAAATGATAGAATTGGATATATAACCAAAACCCTTAGTGAAAATCCTAAACGTGTTTATACACTTAACTATTTTGCTGACTATTTTAACTGTGCCAAATCCACATTAAGTGAGGACATCGATTATGTTCGTCATATCTTCAGTGATTTTAGTTTAGGTGAAATTGAGACCATCTCTGGTGCAGCAGGAGGTGTACAATATATTCCCTCTTTGACTGAAGAGCAAAAAAAAGAATTCTGTCAGCACCTATGTCAGGTTATAAATAATAAGGAAAGAATCATTACAGGTGGCTTCATTTATACCAATGATATATTGTTTGATCCTAGCATAACAAGTATGATTGGTAAGATGTTAGCAGACCCTTATCAGAAGGTCGATGTGGATTATGTAGTGACCATTGAAGCTAAAGGAATACCAATTGCCTTAATGACAGCTAAAATGTTAAACAAGCCTATGATTGTTATACGTAAGTCTGCTAGATTAACAGAAGGGACTACGATACAGATGAACTACATAACTGGTTCATCAAGACGTATCCAAACCATGGCAGTTCCTAAGAAAGCTATACCTAAAGGATCAAAAGTACTCTTTGTTGATGATTTTATGAAAGCTGGGGGTACTGCCAAAGGTGTAACCGATCTCATGAAGGAATGTGAAGCAGAAGTTGTAGGAATCGGTGTTGTTATGACTACTGCTGAACCTAGAGAAAAGCTAATTAATAACTATCAAAGTCTTGTTGTACTTGAAAATGTTGATGATGTGAACCAAGTTATAAATGTGTATCCTAGTAAGTAA
- the spoVG gene encoding septation regulator SpoVG, with amino-acid sequence MEITDVRVRKVNKEGKMKAVVSVTFDNEFVVHDIKVIEGEKGFFIAMPSRKTLEGEFRDIAHPINSETRDRIQTAVLEKYELVTLADADVTEEIAADLELEL; translated from the coding sequence ATGGAAATCACAGATGTAAGAGTTCGCAAAGTAAACAAAGAAGGAAAAATGAAAGCAGTTGTATCAGTAACGTTCGATAATGAATTCGTAGTACACGACATTAAAGTTATCGAAGGAGAGAAGGGTTTCTTCATAGCTATGCCAAGTCGTAAAACTTTAGAAGGTGAATTCAGAGATATCGCACATCCAATTAATTCCGAAACACGAGATCGTATACAAACTGCGGTTCTTGAAAAATATGAATTAGTTACATTAGCTGATGCTGATGTTACTGAAGAAATTGCAGCTGATTTAGAATTAGAATTATAA
- the glmU gene encoding bifunctional UDP-N-acetylglucosamine diphosphorylase/glucosamine-1-phosphate N-acetyltransferase GlmU → MKKLQTVILAAGFGTRMKSNVPKVIHKILDKPLVEHVITAAKDAGSTETCIIVGHKSEEVKNAIASDNVEYRLQKEVLGTGHAVMMAEDFIDDESLVLILFGDTPLITSETIKKMIDFHVKEENSVTVLSTDVDDPTGYGRIIRNEAGRFIKSVEHKDANNDELKVNEINSGMYCFDGAELKYALKNLTNHNAQGEYYLPDTLEILMGIGKKVEAVKTANYKEILGINNRHQLHIATEIMRERINISLMLEGVTIISSETTFISPDASIGKDTIIYPGTIIEGPCKIGENCDIGPNARIIMSCIGDDVKVENSTILDSSIGNNTTVGPYAYIRPNCEIGSHVKIGDFVEVKNATIKDHTKASHLTYIGDADVGSGVNFGCGTVVVNYDGENKHRTVIEDHAFIGCNTNLVSPVNVKERAYTAAGSTITKDVPEESLAIARARQVNVENWVSRNRKK, encoded by the coding sequence ATGAAGAAATTACAAACAGTTATATTAGCAGCTGGATTTGGAACAAGAATGAAATCTAATGTACCAAAGGTCATCCATAAAATTTTAGACAAGCCATTAGTTGAACACGTTATAACAGCGGCTAAAGATGCTGGATCTACGGAAACATGCATAATTGTTGGGCATAAATCAGAAGAAGTTAAAAATGCCATTGCATCAGACAATGTAGAATATCGCCTACAAAAAGAGGTATTAGGTACTGGTCATGCTGTTATGATGGCTGAAGATTTTATAGATGATGAAAGTTTAGTGCTTATTCTTTTTGGTGATACACCATTAATTACATCAGAAACCATTAAGAAGATGATTGACTTTCATGTAAAAGAGGAAAATAGTGTTACTGTTTTATCAACAGATGTTGATGATCCTACAGGTTATGGTCGAATTATTCGTAATGAAGCCGGCCGTTTTATTAAGAGTGTTGAGCATAAAGATGCTAATAATGACGAGCTCAAGGTCAATGAAATAAACTCTGGAATGTATTGTTTTGATGGAGCAGAATTGAAATATGCACTGAAAAACTTAACTAACCATAATGCTCAAGGTGAATACTACTTACCAGATACTCTAGAAATATTAATGGGAATAGGTAAGAAGGTTGAAGCTGTTAAGACAGCCAATTATAAAGAAATCTTAGGAATTAATAACCGTCATCAACTTCATATTGCAACAGAGATCATGCGCGAAAGAATTAACATATCTCTGATGTTAGAAGGAGTAACCATTATTAGTTCTGAAACAACATTCATATCCCCTGATGCTTCAATAGGTAAGGATACAATTATCTACCCAGGGACAATCATTGAAGGACCCTGCAAAATTGGGGAAAACTGTGATATTGGACCTAATGCTCGCATAATCATGTCTTGTATAGGAGATGATGTTAAGGTAGAAAACAGTACGATACTTGATAGCAGTATTGGGAACAACACAACTGTAGGACCCTATGCATATATTCGTCCAAATTGTGAAATTGGAAGCCATGTTAAGATCGGTGATTTTGTTGAAGTTAAGAATGCAACAATTAAAGATCATACAAAAGCCTCTCATCTAACCTATATAGGCGATGCTGATGTTGGTAGTGGCGTTAATTTCGGTTGCGGTACGGTAGTCGTTAATTACGATGGTGAGAATAAACATCGAACAGTCATAGAAGATCATGCATTTATTGGATGTAACACCAATTTAGTTTCACCAGTTAATGTTAAGGAAAGAGCTTATACAGCAGCTGGATCAACGATAACAAAAGACGTTCCAGAGGAAAGTTTAGCCATTGCAAGAGCACGACAGGTAAATGTTGAGAATTGGGTTTCAAGAAATCGAAAAAAATAG
- a CDS encoding ribose-phosphate diphosphokinase has product MDSLNNGIKIFSCNAHKDLALAIASELNSTLGDSEVGKFSDGEIFVKINETVRGRDVFVVQPTSTPVNDHLMELLIMIDAFKRASAGRITAVIPYYGYARQDRKTRARDPISAKLVADLIETAGADRVLTMDFHCAQIQGFFNIPVDHLLGNPIVARYYQEKFADCIEDITVVSPDLGSVGRTRAFAEKLEVPLAIIDKRRPKANVSEIMNIIGDVNGRKVVLVDDMIDTAGTICNAANALKERGATGVYACCTHPVLSGPAIERIEKSAITELVVLNTINLPEEKQISKIKQLSVAPIFADAIKRIHDDQPVSTLFQ; this is encoded by the coding sequence ATGGACAGCTTAAATAATGGTATTAAAATTTTTTCTTGTAATGCTCACAAGGATTTAGCATTAGCGATAGCTAGTGAACTCAATTCAACATTAGGAGATTCTGAAGTAGGAAAGTTCAGTGACGGAGAGATCTTTGTTAAGATCAACGAAACTGTTCGTGGTAGAGATGTATTTGTGGTTCAACCAACTTCTACTCCAGTAAATGACCATTTGATGGAATTACTCATTATGATCGATGCCTTTAAAAGAGCATCAGCAGGAAGAATTACAGCAGTAATCCCTTACTACGGTTATGCTAGACAAGACCGTAAAACTAGAGCGAGAGATCCAATCAGTGCTAAACTTGTTGCTGATCTAATTGAAACAGCAGGTGCAGATCGTGTCTTAACAATGGATTTCCATTGTGCACAAATTCAAGGTTTCTTCAATATCCCAGTGGATCATCTTTTAGGAAATCCAATTGTGGCAAGATATTATCAAGAAAAGTTTGCTGATTGTATTGAAGATATTACTGTCGTATCACCAGACTTAGGTAGTGTAGGTCGAACAAGAGCTTTTGCGGAAAAATTAGAAGTACCTTTAGCAATAATTGACAAGAGAAGACCAAAGGCCAATGTATCTGAAATCATGAATATCATTGGTGATGTTAATGGTCGAAAAGTTGTTTTAGTTGATGATATGATTGATACTGCTGGTACAATCTGTAACGCAGCAAATGCCTTAAAGGAAAGAGGTGCAACAGGAGTTTATGCTTGTTGTACACACCCTGTATTATCAGGTCCTGCCATTGAGCGTATTGAAAAATCTGCCATTACTGAATTAGTCGTGTTAAACACGATTAACTTACCAGAAGAAAAACAGATATCAAAAATTAAACAATTATCTGTTGCTCCAATTTTTGCTGATGCTATTAAGCGTATTCACGATGATCAACCAGTATCAACATTATTCCAATAA
- the pth gene encoding aminoacyl-tRNA hydrolase — translation MYLVVGLGNPGTQFAATRHNIGFDAVDYIAYKHNIDLSKKKYRAYVGQGMMNGQKVILMKPQTYMNNSGESIIQAVNFYKIPPENIIVIYDDTSLEIGRLRIRTKGSAGGHNGIKNLIAHLGGQVFGRVKVGVGEKPPGWDLADYVLGRFSEEELREHVGPALRTVNDAVETIINDGYLQAMNLFNQKKV, via the coding sequence ATGTATTTAGTTGTTGGTTTGGGGAACCCAGGCACCCAGTTTGCTGCAACACGTCATAATATTGGTTTTGATGCTGTTGATTATATAGCCTATAAGCATAATATAGATTTATCAAAAAAGAAATATAGGGCTTATGTAGGACAGGGTATGATGAACGGGCAGAAAGTCATACTTATGAAGCCTCAGACATATATGAATAATAGTGGAGAAAGTATTATACAGGCTGTCAATTTTTATAAAATTCCTCCTGAGAATATAATTGTTATCTATGATGATACCAGTTTAGAAATCGGTAGATTACGAATACGTACCAAAGGAAGTGCTGGTGGACATAACGGTATAAAAAATCTTATAGCTCATTTAGGTGGACAGGTATTTGGACGTGTTAAAGTAGGGGTTGGCGAGAAACCACCTGGTTGGGATTTAGCAGATTATGTTCTTGGACGATTCTCAGAAGAAGAATTGAGAGAACACGTTGGACCAGCATTACGAACCGTTAATGATGCAGTCGAGACCATCATCAATGATGGATATTTGCAAGCTATGAACTTATTTAATCAAAAAAAGGTGTGA
- the mfd gene encoding transcription-repair coupling factor, which yields MNSLIQPLVELKEYNDMIKALEKGKTPLLATGVFDSQKIHLIHGLLTHQEKKSVILTSSEMKAKEIYEDLSFFVKDNRYLYPSKDIIFYNADVHSLDIIEQRISVLKAIIEDQPSVIVLSIEALLDRLVPLKRFKKFVIRKEVGDVIDLEEFKKQLIYMGYERVDIVESKGQFSLRGGIIDVYPITSEFAYRIELWDDEIDSIRFMDATSQRSVDKAESIEIYPAVELVIDEDKISEAIRGIDQECHDMVTTFKRRKAKEEIERITEISNGIKEQLSEQKMFKGLESYISFFYKDTVTLLDYLEDDTMIFLDESVRSAEKLKNAYLEFQESIKSRLEKGYLLKSQADMIFTNEDIIYQITHRQSILLNTLPQQISSFSPAKIVSFHVKSINPFHQKLDILQKEIENWVSNNYRVLLLAGSKTRAERLVEELRDRDIRAIFSSKLINPIISGEVVVANGSLHKGFEYPTLKYVVISESEVFGKAKPKKKRKKAKGSRINSFSDLNIGDYVVHENHGVGIYRGIEQINVDNVSKDYLKISYKDGGNLYIPTSQLDLLQKYIGGENRKPKLNKLGGTEWQKTKTKVRKAVQDLAEDLVKLYAQREQKKGHQYTEDTVWQREFEEMFPYDETDDQLESIEDVKRDMESTKIMDRLLCGDVGYGKTEVAIRGAFKAVQDGKQVAYLVPTTILAQQHFNNFVERMKDFPVNIELLSRFRTPKEIRTALENTRKGMVDILIGTHRLLSKDVNFKDLGLLIIDEEQRFGVAHKEKIKHIKENVDVLTLTATPIPRTLHMSLIGIRDMSVLEEPPHERHPVQTYVLEENPELIKDAIYRELSRGGQVYYVYNRVKNIDMVTETLRKMVPEARIAYAHGQMSERQLEEIMVEFIGGEIDILVSTTIIETGLDIANSNTMIIQDADHMGLSQLYQLRGRVGRSNRIAYAYLLYKKDKILQQSAEKRLQAIREFTEFGSGFKIAMRDLEIRGAGNLLGAQQHGHMDAVGYDMYCKLLEEAICDVRDEPTKDNFETTITIDVDAYIPRSYIESELQKLEIYKKIASIENEKDFYDVQEELEDRFGDLARSVNNLLEISLVKAMANDAQIQAVEQKGDKVVFIYKNNAKVDGSKVPDLMKKHRNRLLLASGETPKFTYKLDVNSRKDLLTNIKNMLHDLKSLKLQSE from the coding sequence ATGAATTCGTTGATACAGCCCTTGGTGGAACTCAAAGAATACAATGATATGATAAAGGCTTTAGAGAAGGGAAAAACCCCTCTCTTAGCTACGGGAGTTTTTGATTCTCAGAAAATTCATTTAATTCATGGTCTTTTAACTCATCAAGAAAAAAAGAGTGTTATCTTAACATCTTCAGAAATGAAAGCTAAAGAAATTTATGAAGATTTAAGTTTTTTTGTAAAAGATAATCGCTATTTATATCCGTCAAAAGACATTATTTTTTATAATGCGGATGTGCATAGTTTAGATATTATTGAACAGCGGATAAGTGTTTTAAAAGCTATCATCGAGGATCAGCCTTCTGTTATTGTCTTATCTATTGAAGCACTTCTTGACCGTTTAGTACCTCTTAAACGATTCAAAAAATTTGTTATACGAAAAGAAGTGGGAGATGTTATCGATTTAGAGGAATTCAAGAAGCAACTTATCTATATGGGATATGAGCGAGTAGATATCGTGGAATCCAAGGGTCAATTTTCTTTAAGAGGTGGGATCATTGACGTCTATCCTATTACAAGTGAATTTGCCTACCGTATTGAATTGTGGGATGATGAAATTGATTCAATTCGTTTTATGGATGCCACAAGTCAACGCTCTGTTGACAAGGCTGAAAGCATAGAAATATACCCTGCTGTAGAACTTGTTATAGATGAAGATAAGATTTCAGAGGCAATTCGGGGTATTGATCAAGAGTGCCATGATATGGTTACGACCTTTAAGCGAAGAAAAGCAAAGGAAGAAATTGAACGAATCACTGAAATCTCCAACGGTATCAAAGAGCAATTATCTGAACAGAAAATGTTTAAAGGGCTAGAAAGTTATATTTCTTTCTTTTACAAAGATACTGTAACCTTATTGGATTATTTAGAAGACGATACAATGATCTTCTTGGATGAATCTGTAAGATCTGCAGAAAAATTAAAGAATGCTTATTTGGAATTTCAAGAGAGCATCAAGTCACGTCTAGAAAAAGGCTATTTATTGAAGTCGCAAGCTGATATGATTTTTACTAATGAAGATATTATCTATCAGATTACCCACAGACAGAGTATATTGTTGAATACTCTACCTCAGCAGATTAGTAGCTTTTCACCTGCTAAGATAGTCAGTTTTCATGTTAAATCCATTAATCCTTTTCATCAGAAATTAGACATCTTACAGAAAGAAATAGAAAACTGGGTAAGTAATAATTATCGAGTTTTATTATTAGCTGGTTCGAAGACAAGAGCAGAGCGTCTTGTAGAGGAATTGAGAGACCGGGATATTAGAGCTATCTTTTCCAGCAAATTAATTAACCCAATTATTTCTGGAGAGGTGGTTGTAGCTAATGGAAGCCTTCATAAGGGATTTGAGTACCCTACATTGAAGTATGTGGTCATTTCTGAATCGGAGGTATTTGGTAAGGCTAAGCCCAAGAAAAAGCGTAAAAAGGCTAAAGGATCACGTATCAACAGCTTCTCAGATCTCAATATAGGTGATTATGTTGTACATGAGAATCATGGTGTTGGTATTTATCGAGGAATTGAGCAAATTAATGTAGATAATGTAAGTAAGGATTACCTAAAAATTTCCTATAAAGATGGAGGAAACCTTTATATTCCTACAAGTCAATTAGATTTATTGCAAAAGTATATAGGTGGTGAAAATCGTAAGCCAAAACTGAATAAGCTTGGTGGGACTGAATGGCAGAAAACGAAGACAAAAGTGCGTAAAGCTGTTCAGGATCTAGCAGAGGATTTAGTGAAGCTATATGCTCAGAGGGAGCAAAAGAAAGGGCATCAATATACGGAAGATACAGTTTGGCAGCGTGAATTTGAAGAAATGTTCCCTTACGATGAGACAGATGATCAACTTGAGAGCATTGAAGATGTCAAAAGAGATATGGAAAGTACCAAGATCATGGATCGTCTATTATGTGGTGATGTGGGATATGGTAAAACAGAAGTAGCTATTCGAGGGGCTTTCAAGGCAGTCCAAGATGGCAAACAGGTGGCTTATTTGGTTCCTACAACCATATTAGCACAGCAACATTTTAATAACTTTGTTGAGCGAATGAAGGACTTTCCCGTTAATATTGAGTTATTATCACGCTTTAGAACACCTAAGGAAATAAGAACTGCTTTAGAAAATACTAGAAAAGGAATGGTGGATATCCTCATTGGAACCCATCGCTTATTGAGTAAAGATGTAAATTTCAAAGATCTAGGGTTGCTCATCATTGATGAAGAGCAACGATTTGGTGTTGCCCATAAAGAGAAAATCAAACACATTAAAGAGAATGTAGATGTATTGACACTGACAGCAACGCCAATACCTCGTACCCTTCATATGAGTTTAATTGGTATTAGAGACATGAGTGTATTGGAAGAACCGCCTCATGAACGACATCCTGTTCAGACTTACGTCTTAGAAGAAAATCCAGAATTAATCAAGGATGCTATCTACCGAGAGTTAAGTCGTGGAGGGCAAGTTTACTATGTCTATAATCGGGTTAAGAACATTGATATGGTTACTGAAACCTTAAGGAAGATGGTACCAGAAGCAAGAATTGCCTATGCACATGGACAAATGAGTGAAAGACAACTTGAAGAAATTATGGTGGAATTTATCGGTGGTGAAATCGATATTCTTGTATCGACCACCATTATAGAAACAGGTTTGGACATTGCGAATTCCAATACAATGATTATTCAAGACGCGGATCATATGGGGTTATCACAACTCTATCAGCTCCGAGGTCGTGTTGGACGTTCAAATCGCATAGCCTATGCATACTTACTCTATAAAAAGGATAAGATTTTACAACAATCAGCTGAAAAGCGATTACAAGCTATACGTGAATTCACTGAATTTGGATCAGGGTTCAAAATTGCGATGCGTGATCTTGAAATTCGTGGAGCAGGTAACTTATTAGGTGCCCAACAGCACGGACATATGGATGCTGTTGGATACGATATGTATTGTAAATTATTAGAAGAGGCGATTTGTGATGTAAGAGATGAGCCTACCAAGGATAATTTTGAAACAACAATCACCATTGATGTTGACGCTTACATTCCCCGAAGTTACATCGAGAGTGAGCTGCAAAAACTTGAAATTTACAAGAAAATCGCATCTATTGAGAATGAAAAAGATTTTTATGATGTTCAAGAAGAACTAGAGGATCGATTCGGTGATCTAGCGCGAAGTGTTAATAACTTGCTAGAAATATCCTTAGTTAAGGCAATGGCAAACGATGCTCAAATTCAGGCTGTAGAGCAAAAAGGCGATAAAGTGGTCTTCATTTATAAGAATAATGCTAAGGTGGATGGTAGTAAAGTACCTGATTTGATGAAAAAACATCGCAATAGACTTTTGTTAGCTTCTGGAGAAACACCTAAGTTTACTTATAAACTCGATGTTAACAGCCGAAAAGACTTATTAACCAATATTAAGAATATGTTACATGATTTAAAAAGTTTGAAGTTGCAATCAGAATAA
- a CDS encoding SurA N-terminal domain-containing protein, giving the protein MFKKSIISVLMIAILLTGLIGCTSSDKLEGEVVATVNGESILMKEALFYLRMTEMEFELQGGKDIWDTPFDGRSAEEVAKERALESVIKAKLLHQKAVEAGTTLPEENLKDVEEQTLNVIEAVGEDVVNDMGLTEDEINELVKDSMLGIYSLYQIEFVVDEDEVQVEVDEYVAEYLEKVKKAKVSMLTFPVVDETGNSLSEEQQAEAKAKADEAHGLAMSGEKTMEELVSMYNTNDTANTFTDGIEIAKGENKIYDEELFDLNDGDVVVITTNENYQVVFFETYIYPNEEDVNNATEKLKELIIEQKRQDSYVETYEEWKLDSKIDIKEEIWNNVKVQK; this is encoded by the coding sequence TTGTTTAAGAAAAGCATAATTAGTGTACTGATGATTGCAATCCTACTTACTGGTTTGATTGGTTGTACGTCTAGTGATAAGTTGGAAGGTGAGGTTGTAGCAACAGTAAATGGGGAAAGTATATTGATGAAAGAGGCTCTTTTCTATCTTAGAATGACTGAAATGGAGTTTGAGCTCCAAGGGGGTAAAGATATTTGGGACACACCTTTTGATGGGCGATCAGCAGAAGAGGTTGCAAAAGAAAGAGCTTTAGAATCGGTAATCAAAGCTAAGCTATTGCATCAAAAAGCAGTAGAAGCAGGAACAACATTACCAGAAGAAAATTTAAAGGATGTTGAAGAACAAACCCTCAATGTCATTGAAGCAGTTGGAGAAGATGTGGTTAATGATATGGGCTTAACAGAAGATGAAATCAATGAATTGGTTAAAGATAGTATGCTAGGGATTTATTCTCTATATCAAATTGAATTTGTAGTAGATGAAGATGAAGTTCAAGTAGAAGTTGATGAATACGTTGCAGAATATTTAGAAAAAGTTAAAAAAGCAAAAGTTAGCATGCTTACATTTCCAGTAGTAGACGAAACCGGTAATTCTTTATCTGAAGAGCAGCAAGCTGAAGCGAAAGCTAAGGCTGATGAAGCCCATGGTCTAGCTATGTCTGGAGAAAAGACAATGGAAGAACTCGTTAGCATGTATAATACAAACGATACTGCCAATACTTTTACTGATGGAATTGAAATTGCCAAAGGTGAAAATAAAATATACGATGAAGAGTTGTTTGATTTAAACGATGGTGATGTGGTTGTCATCACAACCAATGAAAATTACCAAGTCGTTTTCTTTGAAACTTATATTTATCCAAACGAAGAAGATGTTAATAATGCAACAGAAAAATTAAAAGAACTTATTATCGAGCAAAAAAGACAAGACTCCTATGTTGAGACTTATGAAGAGTGGAAACTAGATTCAAAGATAGATATTAAGGAAGAAATATGGAATAATGTTAAAGTTCAAAAATGA
- the spoVT gene encoding stage V sporulation protein T, with protein sequence MKATGIVRRIDDLGRVVIPKEIRRTLRIREGDPLEIFTDRDGQIILKKYSPIGELGIFAKQYAEALAQTSGHTVCISDKDQVIAVSGGSKKELLEKRISQELEQLINDRVTIIATRDERDYVPILEGNQDKVYESEVVTPIIAEGDAIGSVIILSKSTKKMEEVEEKLAQSAAGFLGKQMEQ encoded by the coding sequence ATGAAAGCGACAGGTATAGTAAGACGTATAGATGATTTGGGACGAGTAGTTATTCCAAAGGAAATAAGACGTACTCTAAGAATTAGAGAAGGTGATCCACTTGAGATATTTACTGATAGAGATGGACAAATAATCTTAAAGAAATATTCACCTATAGGGGAATTAGGCATATTTGCAAAGCAATATGCTGAAGCACTAGCTCAGACGTCTGGACATACTGTATGTATATCAGATAAAGACCAAGTCATAGCTGTATCAGGTGGCTCCAAGAAAGAATTACTTGAGAAACGTATCAGTCAAGAACTTGAACAGTTGATCAATGACCGTGTTACAATTATCGCAACGAGAGATGAAAGAGATTACGTCCCTATCTTAGAAGGGAATCAAGATAAAGTCTATGAATCAGAAGTTGTTACGCCAATCATTGCAGAAGGTGATGCCATTGGTTCTGTTATCATATTAAGTAAGAGCACTAAAAAGATGGAAGAGGTCGAGGAAAAGCTAGCTCAATCAGCAGCAGGCTTCTTAGGAAAACAAATGGAGCAGTAG
- the mazG gene encoding nucleoside triphosphate pyrophosphohydrolase translates to MKELIDKKMYTFDDLLLIMRILRKECPWDKEQSHKSLLEPLLEETYELKNAILKEDILNMQEELGDVLLQVIFHAQIASEYDNFGMNDITTHLAKKLIFRHPHIFSTETAKNTEEVKQNWEALKQIEKGHETYTEALEDVPETLPALIRAMKIQKKASKIGFDWNEIDGVFDKLHEEIDELTLAFKEGENNEIEEEFGDLLFTMVNLSRFFKINPEFALTNAIEKFINRFRYIEFFANKSGRKMEKMTLDEMNTLWEKAKSCT, encoded by the coding sequence ATGAAAGAGTTAATCGATAAAAAAATGTATACTTTTGATGATTTATTACTTATTATGAGAATATTGCGCAAGGAATGCCCTTGGGATAAAGAACAATCTCATAAATCCTTACTTGAACCTTTACTTGAGGAGACATATGAACTAAAGAATGCTATTTTAAAAGAAGATATCTTAAATATGCAAGAAGAGTTGGGGGATGTGCTTCTTCAAGTCATTTTCCATGCTCAGATTGCCTCAGAATACGATAACTTCGGGATGAATGACATAACCACCCATCTAGCTAAAAAACTCATTTTCAGGCATCCTCATATATTTTCGACGGAAACTGCAAAGAACACAGAGGAGGTCAAACAAAATTGGGAGGCATTAAAGCAAATCGAAAAGGGTCATGAGACTTATACTGAAGCTCTTGAAGACGTGCCGGAGACCCTACCAGCTTTAATTCGTGCCATGAAAATTCAAAAAAAGGCTTCCAAAATTGGTTTTGATTGGAATGAAATAGATGGCGTATTTGATAAACTGCATGAAGAAATTGATGAACTTACTTTGGCGTTTAAAGAAGGCGAAAATAATGAAATTGAAGAGGAATTTGGCGATTTACTCTTTACAATGGTGAATTTATCAAGATTTTTTAAGATAAATCCTGAATTTGCCTTGACAAATGCCATAGAAAAGTTTATAAATAGATTTAGGTACATTGAATTTTTTGCTAATAAATCAGGGAGAAAGATGGAAAAAATGACATTAGACGAAATGAATACTCTCTGGGAGAAAGCAAAATCTTGTACGTAA
- a CDS encoding HU family DNA-binding protein, translating to MNKSELVAAMAAKTELSKKDAERALKAFEEVVTEELTQGGKIQLVGFGTFDVTERAARKGRNPQTGEEMEIAASKAPRFRAGKALKDAVNK from the coding sequence ATGAACAAATCAGAATTAGTTGCTGCTATGGCTGCAAAAACTGAGCTAAGCAAAAAAGATGCTGAAAGAGCTTTAAAAGCATTTGAAGAAGTTGTAACTGAAGAATTAACTCAAGGTGGTAAAATTCAATTAGTTGGCTTCGGTACTTTCGATGTTACTGAAAGAGCAGCTAGAAAAGGTAGAAATCCTCAAACTGGCGAAGAAATGGAAATTGCTGCTTCTAAAGCACCAAGATTCAGAGCTGGTAAAGCATTAAAAGACGCTGTAAACAAATAA
- a CDS encoding RNA-binding S4 domain-containing protein gives MRLDKYLKVSRLIKRRTVANEACDAGRILINDKVAKAGTKVKVDDIIEIQFGTRVTKVKVLDMNEHAKKEEAKNLYEVIQ, from the coding sequence ATGCGATTAGATAAATATTTAAAAGTTTCCAGATTAATTAAGCGTAGAACAGTAGCTAATGAAGCCTGCGATGCTGGAAGGATTTTAATTAATGATAAAGTGGCAAAAGCTGGCACAAAAGTAAAAGTTGATGATATCATAGAAATTCAATTTGGTACAAGAGTTACAAAAGTTAAAGTATTGGATATGAATGAACATGCTAAAAAAGAAGAAGCTAAAAATCTCTATGAAGTTATTCAATAA